CGCTAAGGCAAGACGGACATTACGTGGATCTTGAGAAAATTCAGGAAATGTGAAGTCAAAAAATTTCCATGCTTCAGCATCTCTTGGATGCCTCAATAAGCCATCCTTATGGCAATCAACACTATGCCATCTCATATCAGTAGACGTCTTACTAGACATGAACAACCTTTGCAGTCGTGGAATTAGAGGAAAATAACGAAGAACTTTTGCAGGTTGCAGTGTCTTCTTTTTATGTGCTTCAAGATCACTGGAAAAATTTTTCTTAGCATTAACCTTCCATCTAGATGTGCCATATCGCTTGCATTCTTGTCTTTCTTTATCTTCTCCCCTATATAACATGCAATCATTTGGACATGCATGTATTTTCTTATAACTAAGACCAAATTTTTTAATAGTCTTCTTGGCCTCATAGAATGACTTGGGGATCTTTGCATTCTCAAAGGCATCATGCAACAACTctattatcatcgtcatggcCTTATCACTCATTCCACACATGCACTTAATGTGATAAAGTCTCACTAGAAAAGACAACTTTGAGTACTTCACACACCCTTGATAAAGTTCTTGTTCCCCATCCCTCATTAACTCATAAAACTCTTTAGCTTTATCATTTGGACCATCAGGTAAAGGCAACATGTCATTTTCGCCTTCGGTTACTGGTCCATGCGATGTGTCATGTTCTTGGTTTGCAGGTTGTCCATAGAAATTGAAAACATCATTAACCATGTCTTGCATTGGATTATCACGAGCGTTAATATGTTGACTTTTATGTCTAGTGGTTAAAGTTTCTCCTACATCCTTCTCACCATGTAATAACCAAACAGTGTAACCTGTCGGAAAAGGACTGAACAACAGATGATCAAACACCTCTGCTCTTGTCTGATATAGTCTAAACCCACAACTAGAACAAGGACACTTAATCCTATTATCAGATGACACATTAGAAAATGCAAAGTCTAAAAATATTTGTAGCCCTTTCTTATACTCAAGTGTAGTACGAGGCTTCAGTATCCAACTCTTATCCATCCTAAATAAAGGAGAGATTAAACATTCAAACTTAAAATCGGCTTTCCTTGACAAATGTTCAAACAATTCAGTTAGCACAAATTCAATCACATGTATGAAAATACTCAAAATGTTACTACATTATAACAGTTAGAACCCTAAAAATCACAGAGATTGAAATTTCCAGAAGAAAAACAGTTTTCTACCAAAATTTCCTTGACAATTATCTTAATTTAAAGTTTTCCGCCAATCGAGTGTtgatagaaaataattttccACCAATTTTACCAACTCAGTCCCAATTTGGCCATGCATGAATCGAGTGAAAACAATCAAAATTAGAATTAAGATTAGAACATTAGGGAAAACAATCAAAATTAAAACCCTAGAAAACAAGTTAGCAGATTTCACACGAGCAAATGCAAACTGATTGTTTAGCAGATTTCAAAATTATTCGTTCGTTTTGAGAATTAGGGAAAACAATCAAAATTAAAAGGCCATTTCCCACGAACAAATACACATTAATCGATCTACCTAAACAATCAAAATTAGGGAAAACAATGAAACAATATACCTAAACAATTTCACACGAGCAAATGCAAACTGATTTCAGATTTTGAGAATTTTTTTAGAGTGAGAGAGTGTGTGAGAATTATGAGGGGGAACTCAACTCACTATTTTACTTTTGTGTTTTAGTTGTGGGCTCCACCGTTATATttgttaaattttttaaaaggCCAAACCGCCACAAATCCAAATGAACTGCTGCGAAAAAATATAATTTACGTAAACCGTCGGGAAATTATGCAATTTAGGACTGTTGTTGAACTGCCACGTCAAACGACGGGAAATTAATATCTAGTGGCAGTTTAGCTAAACTGTCACAAAGAAACCGCCGGTAAGACCCGCTTTTTTTGTagtgtactatgttcaaaacacgattaatataacattgtagtttgtgctctgtatttaaaactttattatattagtgtttgctacgaatacgcacgtggcaatgaatccatcattattaacttaatgagatactttggaaattacatgaatattgtttgattttttcatgtggggtgcacttttttttttgacattattaatttgcactagtttttaatattagttgttgtttaatatatatggggcccataattttttttaattaaattggaattgatatattactactatatagaagggcccacaattttttttttatattagttgttgtttaatatatatggggctcacattttttatttatgggcctgtttaatatggggccaatttttttttttaatggcccacaacggacgacgaaaaagcaCCCCAACTGGTGCTTTTATATAGTTAGAAAGTTAAATTCACCGTCGAAGCCTAGCCTTTCACCTCCAAAGTCCATCAAACCCAACCGTCTTTTCTAACCAAGTTCCTTCCTATTACACTAAAAATtataactcttttaaaaaaaaaaaccttttataAGGAACTAAAAAAATTCAATGGCCCAATATATATAAGAGAAAAAGCACGATATTGCACAAGCATAAATACTCATGATATAAGAAGAATAAAAAGGAGGTGATGCATCCATTGTACACACAGTTTACATATTATACACtaatataaagtgtatatatagtTTTATATACTGTAGATCATTATATACactcaggatagataaaatacTCGGGATACACTAATGATACATTCACATGGACAAAGTGGGAGTTTTGGATAAAAATCAAACTGTCTTCACTGAAGATCTATCTTTGTCACGACAAGTCAGGACTTCACTAAAGCAAGAACAGGATGACGTTCCAAACTTTAGATTCAGTTTAAAAAAGTATTTATTTTGCTAATGTTTGTGTGATCAGTTTCATTAGTGGTTTATTAGATATTTTTATGACTCTTTGCTATAAAATTTTCTCTCTATCTCATGTGATGAACGAATCCTTCCTGGATGGTGTTGGTTTCTTCTGGCAAACTTATTGTGATTGTTTATATTATCAGCACTTTATATCTTGTACTAGTAAACATATCCGCGTTTCGCCCAGTtgttaaaaaattaaatttacaAACTAACTTTTTTCTAATATTTAAACGTGCATTAAAAAATATAAACATGGAAGTTCTAATTGAATTCACGAACTATTCTTCTAAtatttgaaattaaaaaaaaaatattactaacATTTTACAAAAGGGAAAAACAACAATAAGAAAATGATTTGGAAGAAATCAATCCCACTCTCAGCCCTTAGTGCTCTATAAAGAAAAATTCATTAAATGGACTCAAGTCACTCAACCATTTGAGATAGAGAAAGTGCAAAAACTTATTAAAGTCACGGTCTTAGGTTATAATTTTCTTTAAGtttaaccacaaaaaaaaaaaaaattgaaaaatgacTTTCGACATACGCAACTGAAGTTACAAAAACTTGCGTCGAAGTTATTATATTTGCCTCAAAATTAATATATTGCTTGTGCAAACAAACTTCCGATATACGAAGTTTGGTCTTAACAATCCCAACCTCAATAATTATATATTGAGACTAATaactaaaaatatatttaaaaaatataaaccTCGGACCATGCTGTAATATATAGTTACGAATAAGTCAAATTAAAAAAAGGAGTTTAGATTGAGCAACAACACTACATACGTAGTGTTGTATTTAAAGTGCATCTTCCTCCTGAAACTTGAGAGTTATAAGTTTTTTTAGTGTCCTATTTTCTCTAATTTTTGCGGTTCCTTAAATAACTCTTTGTTCAATTTCCTTACCCTTACAAAAGACAATCCAATGAAAATGCGGTAGAATACTACCTTGTCTGAGTAAAAGACATTTTTCACAATCATGGGAACTACAACTAACACTGAATGATTGAATATAATAATTGTACTAAAGATCAGTATTCAGAAAAGTGAACgtattattattaatgaaaaatttaAACTGACCCTAATTCTAGTGATAATCCAATAACACCATGTTTTGAAACATTTCATGAGAATCTACTCAAAAAGTTGATCTTTCCTCACTAATTAAAGGAAAATCTCCCGAGGGCGCTTCGGAGACATGAACCAATGAGAAGACGGAAAGAAAAACACCCAAAAATATCAAATAATGTTTTCCATTAGTAATCatgagaccaaaaaaaaaaagaatgaacaTTCTCAGCAAAGATTTTCCAATGTATATCTAGTAAATCTTCAACATAAAGCTTTACGAAGAGATTCTTGACAGCCCGATGAAGATTCTTTTTTGATAGCATTATCAAATGAGTAATATTTTTATGCCAGTTTTGCCATGAAAGGTGAAGAGAGTCTTTGTTTTCTATACaataattaagatatttattcttacaataaaaaaattaacaaaataagGATAATTGCCGTGAATTCAAAATTCTGAGGATACAAAAAAATTACACCAACTTTAAAGAAAATTAAATATAAACTTGCAACAAACGGTTCATTTTAAGCAACGAACTGTAAATTTTGAACCTCTGTTAGTAGTTAGCAGACTTCCAACAAAATCACAATTGACTAATTTGATTCCAAACAAAAATACTGACTcgcaacaatcagaaattcatcGAAAATCAAATTAAAGAGGTCTCATAAAGAGAACAAACGAAAAAGTGAATAGGGGAAAAAATACAGAACAAACACATCCTCCTTAGAAGTCTAGGACCTTAACCATAAGAAAATTGATGGCAAAAGAAATACAAAATTAGTGCACAATTTTCCAATCGAGATTTTGTTGACACCCCCTCCCGCAAACCGAACAACATTCAAAAGCCTTTTTCGCGAGCCAAACTAAAACATGAACCTAATTTGCAGTTATGATATTAGGGCATTATTACTTCAAATATGAAATGAGTAGGATATTATTAGGTAGAGTCTCATGAAACAAAAAATATGAATTTGTATAGATAAAAATGGAGGAATATCATAAGGTATATTAAACTTTTAAATTAAATATTTGGGGGTTA
The nucleotide sequence above comes from Lycium barbarum isolate Lr01 chromosome 3, ASM1917538v2, whole genome shotgun sequence. Encoded proteins:
- the LOC132631095 gene encoding uncharacterized protein LOC132631095, with product MDKSWILKPRTTLEYKKGLQIFLDFAFSNVSSDNRIKCPCSSCGFRLYQTRAEVFDHLLFSPFPTGYTVWLLHGEKDVGETLTTRHKSQHINARDNPMQDMVNDVFNFYGQPANQEHDTSHGPVTEGENDMLPLPDGPNDKAKEFYELMRDGEQELYQGCVKYSKLSFLVRLYHIKCMCGMSDKAMTMIIELLHDAFENAKIPKSFYEAKKTIKKFGLSYKKIHACPNDCMLYRGEDKERQECKRYGTSRWKVNAKKNFSSDLEAHKKKTLQPAKVLRYFPLIPRLQRLFMSSKTSTDMRWHSVDCHKDGLLRHPRDAEAWKFFDFTFPEFSQDPRNVRLALASDGFNPFGHMSANHSIWPVVLIPYNTPPWVCMKQSNFILSMIILGMKMSVNDIDVYLQPLIDELNELWDGVQTFDALSTETFKMRAALMWTISDFPGYGILSGWSTYGKFACPTCNIDTIPCRLQHSRKWCFMGHRRFLNAGHKFRLAKV